A single region of the Xiphophorus maculatus strain JP 163 A chromosome 3, X_maculatus-5.0-male, whole genome shotgun sequence genome encodes:
- the tmem107 gene encoding transmembrane protein 107 isoform X2: MSAVSSLVPARFLTLIAHLVIVITIFWSRENNVKACLPLNFTQEQYDTEDKKLLVGLGVTLGLFAIELTGFFSGVSMFNSSQSLLSLAAHCCASVSLSFFVFEKWECWTYWVIFACCSVVPAFVEILLFVAVVGLKKKPL; encoded by the exons ATGTCGGCTGTCAGCAGTCTTGTCCCTGCCCGGTTTCTCACCCTCATAGCTCACCTTGTCATCGTTATCACCATCTTTTGGTCAAGG GAAAATAATGTGAAAGCTTGTTTACCTTTGAATTTTACCCAAGAACAGTATGACACTGAGGACAAAAA gttgttGGTGGGTCTGGGAGTCACCCTTGGTCTGTTTGCAATAGAGCTGACTGGTTTCTTTTCAGGAGTGTCCATGTTTAACTCCAGCCAAAGTCTTCTTT CACTGGCTGCCCACTGCTGTGCATCTGTGTCCTTGTCCTTCTTTGTGTTTGAGAAGTGGGAATGCTGGACTTATTGGGTGATCTTTGCCTGCTGCAG TGTCGTACCGGCCTTCGTGGAGATCCTTCTGTTTGTAGCAGTTGTTGGACTGAAGAAAAAACCCTTATAA
- the tmem107 gene encoding transmembrane protein 107 isoform X1: MSAVSSLVPARFLTLIAHLVIVITIFWSRENNVKACLPLNFTQEQYDTEDKKLLVGLGVTLGLFAIELTGFFSGVSMFNSSQSLLSTGVHASASVALLFFLFEQWNCDIYWWILAICSVVPAFVEILLFVAVVGLKKKPL; this comes from the exons ATGTCGGCTGTCAGCAGTCTTGTCCCTGCCCGGTTTCTCACCCTCATAGCTCACCTTGTCATCGTTATCACCATCTTTTGGTCAAGG GAAAATAATGTGAAAGCTTGTTTACCTTTGAATTTTACCCAAGAACAGTATGACACTGAGGACAAAAA gttgttGGTGGGTCTGGGAGTCACCCTTGGTCTGTTTGCAATAGAGCTGACTGGTTTCTTTTCAGGAGTGTCCATGTTTAACTCCAGCCAAAGTCTTCTTT CAACAGGAGTCCATGCCAGTGCCTCAGTGGCTCTACTTTTCTTTCTATTTGAGCAGTGGAATTGTGACATCTACTGGTGGATCCTTGCCATTTGCAG TGTCGTACCGGCCTTCGTGGAGATCCTTCTGTTTGTAGCAGTTGTTGGACTGAAGAAAAAACCCTTATAA